The nucleotide window TTTTGCAGCTGTTAACTCCAATCTTTTTCGGGAGTACATTGGTGCGGAATCCCATGTCGTGAGGTTCTCCGATGTGCCTATAAATCCTGATGTGGAGTTCCACTTCATCCTTGCATTCGCGATCGACTATTCCACCCGAAGCACCCCATTGCCAACCAATGGGAAATTCAACATCTTTTGGGAGAAAAACAATCTGGGGCCCAGCGATGTTGCATCGATTAAGAAAAACCATCGGAATGTCAAGATCGCCATCAGCTTAGGCGGGGACACCGTTGGCGAGGACAGCATTGGCAGGGATAGCATGGGCCACCACCACGTCTACTTCCAGCCACAGTCCATCTCTTCATGGGTCCAAAACGCTGTCTCATCACTAACCAAAATCATCAAGCAGTACaatatcgatggcatcgacatcgaCTATGAGCACTTCCATGCGGACCCGAACACGTTTGCCGAGTGCATCGGACAGCTGGTAACCACTCTCAAGAATAATAGTGTAATCTCATTTGCATCCATCGCACCATTTGATGACAGGGGGCCGGTCCAGAGACATTACTTGGCACTGTGGAGCAAATTTGGGCATGTGATCGACTACGTGAATTTCCAGTTCTATGCCTATGATATGGGGATTAGCGTGTCGGAATTTCTAGACTATGTCGATAAGCAAGTGGCTAATTACAAGGGAGGGAAGGTTTTGGTGAGTTTTATTAGTGATGGGAGTGGGGGTTTAGGTCCTCATGATGGATTTTTTGAGGCTTGCAATCAGTTAAAGAAGCAAGGGAAGCTTGAGGGTATCTTTGTGTGGTCAGCTGATGATTCTCAGAAGTTTGGATTTAGATATGAAAAGCAGTCTCAGGAGCTGTTAGGGTCAGCTTGATCTTGGGTAATGAATGATCTGATTTTCATTTACATAGATGAAGCAagctagttttatttatttatttcaattttttttatgtaaGATGCGGTCATGAATAAAAAAGGATTGTAGCATGGTTTAAAAACCCGAGAACTTTGACTCCATACCCATCTGGGTAGGGTCAACTAGCGATATTTATTGATAAAGGGTATGTTAGCAAATTAAGGGCCTGCTTGGATACCACCAATATGTGCTTAAAGTTGCTTATCCTGGGAGGTGTGTTTTCTTTCATCTCTTTTTAGCTTTTAAACTTTTCACCTCTCTCTCCACCTCAAAGGAGGCACATTCCCTCTATCCATATCCATATCAAAAGCAGCCCCGTACGATGGACCGTCTACATCaaaggtgtggctcacatgataaatggtatacatcaaaggtgggccccgcatgatggattaCCCATATTAAAGTGGGACTACACAAtacatggttcacatcaaaggtagaCCCTTAATGATAAATAGCCCATATCCAAAATAGGTGGGCATgaatggatgacccacttcaaagtTGGGGCGCATACAACagacaattcacatcaaaggtgagctctaCATAATGGGGCAATGGGCATTGAAACTGGGCCTTACATGATTGATGGCCCACATCGAGGTGAGCTCACATGACGGACGATCCGGATCAAAGGTCGgcacctaatgatgaatggttcacatccaaGGTGAAccctgcatgatgggcaacccacattgaatgtgtggcccacatgatggatagtccacatcaaaggtggggcccacgtgatggatagTTAataattgtggaccccacatgatggatagttaaTAATGGTGAAcctcacatgatagatgatccacattaaggtgggctccacatgatagatggtccacattaaaggttggccctaatgctgagtgggccccacacatgatgcatgacccacatcagaggtgaggcccacatgatagatagtctacatcaaaggtgggctcaacatgatgtgtggtggatattgaaggtaggccccacatgatggataatacggtggccctgcatgatggatgaccaacatctgagatgggccctacataatggacaATTCATATTAAATGTCATCCCt belongs to Magnolia sinica isolate HGM2019 chromosome 8, MsV1, whole genome shotgun sequence and includes:
- the LOC131253922 gene encoding chitinase 2-like, with translation MCFAAVNSNLFREYIGAESHVVRFSDVPINPDVEFHFILAFAIDYSTRSTPLPTNGKFNIFWEKNNLGPSDVASIKKNHRNVKIAISLGGDTVGEDSIGRDSMGHHHVYFQPQSISSWVQNAVSSLTKIIKQYNIDGIDIDYEHFHADPNTFAECIGQLVTTLKNNSVISFASIAPFDDRGPVQRHYLALWSKFGHVIDYVNFQFYAYDMGISVSEFLDYVDKQVANYKGGKVLVSFISDGSGGLGPHDGFFEACNQLKKQGKLEGIFVWSADDSQKFGFRYEKQSQELLGSA